A region from the Candidatus Limnocylindrales bacterium genome encodes:
- a CDS encoding carboxypeptidase regulatory-like domain-containing protein, which yields MTVLDSEGRRKASHAGVVVFLDEMDTPAAPVAPPPDRSIRQIDKRFVPEVLPVLAGTTVHFPNEDIVAHNVFSLSRARPFDLGLYPRGQSRSVRFEETGLIKIYCNIHSRMVASIVVLANPWFTVTGDDGSFSLEGVPIGNATVRTWYPRTPQNSERRVQVTEKGIYDLDLRLVEDLRLEVREESLTIEHKNKWGKDYPSRY from the coding sequence GTGACGGTCCTCGACAGCGAGGGCAGACGCAAGGCCAGCCACGCCGGCGTCGTCGTGTTCCTGGACGAGATGGACACGCCGGCCGCACCCGTCGCTCCGCCGCCCGATCGGTCCATCCGACAGATCGACAAACGCTTCGTGCCCGAGGTGCTGCCGGTCCTGGCCGGCACGACCGTGCACTTTCCGAACGAGGACATCGTCGCGCACAACGTGTTTTCGCTGTCGCGCGCACGTCCGTTCGATCTGGGACTGTATCCGCGAGGGCAGTCGCGCTCGGTCCGATTCGAGGAGACCGGGCTGATCAAGATCTACTGCAACATTCATTCGCGCATGGTCGCCAGCATCGTGGTGCTGGCCAATCCTTGGTTCACCGTCACCGGCGACGACGGCAGCTTCAGCCTCGAGGGCGTCCCGATCGGCAATGCCACCGTACGCACATGGTATCCGCGCACGCCGCAGAACAGCGAGCGGCGCGTGCAGGTGACCGAGAAGGGAATCTATGACCTCGACCTGCGGCTCGTCGAAGACCTGCGGCTGGAAGTGCGCGAGGAAAGCCTGACCATCGAGCACAAGAACAAGTGGGGCAAGGACTACCCGTCCCGAT